A region from the Benincasa hispida cultivar B227 chromosome 8, ASM972705v1, whole genome shotgun sequence genome encodes:
- the LOC120082813 gene encoding berberine bridge enzyme-like 18 → MKFVSNFLASTIVFSVLTFGIWESSANPYPFEFLQCLSLHSPKGADSIFNLIYTPTNSSFSHILNFSIRNLRFSTATTPKPLLIITPLHPSHVQALVICCKVHGFQIRIRSGGHDYEGLSYVSDVPFMLVDLGDYRSIAIDTQNNTAWVESGATLGELHYRIAKKSQTLAFPAGGCPTVGIGGHLSGGGHGGLLRKYGLAADHVVDALLVDANGKLLDRKSMGEDLFWAIRAGGGGSFGIVLAWKIKLVYVPPTVTVFTVSKKMDQNTLKLIHQWQYVASKLDENLFIGITLIIGPNNSRQGGRRTRTRTRTVNASFFSLFLGKANELLSIMQKSFPELGLLKEDCIENNWIESFLILAGFTNGESLEEALLNRSTTPSYIGAYKVKSDYVKEPISEIGLNGMWQMLRTTNIESASIVLLPYGGKMNEFSESEIPYPHRSGYVFKIGYFVVWKAIGVKAADRHLIWSREVYDYMAPFVSKSPRSAYIGYRDIDIGMNKEFGKGTSYKEASIWGLKYFGNNFKRLVQVKTKVDPYEFFRYEQSIPSFVLQWS, encoded by the exons ATGAAgtttgtttcaaattttttggCTTCTACCATTGTTTTTTCTGTACTAACTTTTGGAATATGGGAATCTTCAGCCAATCCCTATCCCTTTGAGTTTCTCCAATGCCTTTCTCTTCATTCCCCTAAGGGAGCTGACTCCATTTTCAACCTCATCTACACTCCAACCAACTCTTCTTTCTCTcatattttgaacttttcaattaGAAATCTCAGATTCTCAACAGCCACCACCCCAAAACCCCTTCTCATCATCACCCCTTTACACCCTTCCCATGTTCAAGCCTTGGTTATTTGCTGCAAAGTCCATGGCTTTCAAATTCGAATTCGAAGCGGCGGCCACGACTACGAGGGTCTTTCTTATGTTTCCGACGTCCCATTCATGCTCGTGGACTTAG GTGATTATAGATCAATTGCCATTGACACTCAGAACAACACCGCATGGGTTGAGTCTGGCGCAACTCTCGGTGAGCTCCATTACAGGATCGCCAAGAAGAGCCAAACTCTCGCATTCCCGGCGGGCGGTTGTCCAACTGTTGGTATCGGAGGACACTTGAGCGGCGGCGGCCACGGTGGGTTGCTCAGAAAATATGGTCTTGCTGCTGATCATGTGGTTGATGCCTTGTTGGTTGATGCAAATGGAAAGCTTTTGGATAGAAAATCAATGGGGGAGGATTTGTTTTGGGCCATTAGAGCTGGTGGAGGAGGAAGCTTTGGGATCGTTCTTGCATGGAAGATAAAGCTGGTTTATGTTCCTCCAACTGTCACAGTTTTTACAGTTAGCAAAAAAATGGATCAGAATACTTTGAAGTTGATCCATCAGTGGCAATACGTTGCAAGCAAGCTGGATGAGAATCTGTTCATTGGCATCACCTTGATTATTG GTCCTAATAACTCGAGGcaaggaggaagaagaacaaGAACGAGAACAAGAACAGTGAATGCCtcattcttttctctatttcttGGCAAAGCAAATGAGCTTCTCTCCATCATGCAAAAGAGCTTCCCAGAGCTAGGATTGTTAAAAGAAGATTGCATAGAAAATAATTGGATTGAATCTTTTCTCATATTAGCAGGCTTTACAAATGGAGAATCCTTAGAAGAAGCTTTACTCAATAGAAGCACAACACCATCCTACATTGGAGCCTACAAAGTCAAATCAGATTATGTGAAAGAACCCATCTCAGAAATTGGCTTAAATGGGATGTGGCAGATGTTAAGAACTACAAACATTGAATCAGCTTCAATTGTTTTGCTTCCTTATGGAGGAAAAATGAATGAATTTTCTGAGTCAGAAATTCCATATCCACATAGATCTGGCTATGTGTTTAAAATTGGATATTTTGTTGTGTGGAAAGCAATAGGAGTTAAGGCAGCTGATAGGCACTTGATTTGGAGTAGAGAGGTTTACGATTACATGGCTCCTTTCGTTTCGAAGTCGCCAAGATCTGCATATATTGGTTATAGAGACATTGATATAGGAATGAATAAGGAGTTTGGGAAAGGTACTAGTTATAAAGAAGCAAGCATTTGGGGACTAAAGTATTTTGGGAATAATTTCAAGAGATTAGTGCAAGTAAAAACTAAGGTTGATCCTTATGAGTTCTTTAGGTATGAGCAAAGTATACCCTCTTTTGTACTTCAGTGGTCATAG